In one Aulosira sp. FACHB-615 genomic region, the following are encoded:
- a CDS encoding glutathione S-transferase family protein: MTTAPLSWQELESLTNYQIDTVNGLTNAKARLRLFGQPESEVRLTLYRDNHAWCPYCQKVWLWLEEKQIPYRIEKVTMFCYGEKESWYKRKVASGMLPAIELDGKIIKESDDILIALEKVFGPLNQGMEERTVLPLRQLERLLFRAWCAWLCYPVISAQQEKRNREQFITVVAKVEEALGRTSSPYFLENFGIVDVIFTPYLERMNASLYYYKGYSLREENPRLSAWFAAMESRDTYRGTQSDFHTHVHDLPPQMGGCWENGETQMLLNKERVDRGPWFGLPDVTYPEPEHSRMEALQRTIEHRVNIIRVNPSDDSLFDQALRCALTHMMTGVECIPPLGSDVALRYLRDRINVPRDMSIYAAKRLRESLEKTAALVGNGQPDPIPTQHRRDQDPSNFARK, encoded by the coding sequence ATGACTACCGCGCCCTTAAGCTGGCAAGAACTAGAATCTCTCACGAACTATCAAATAGATACTGTTAATGGTCTCACCAATGCTAAAGCTAGGTTGCGCTTGTTTGGTCAGCCGGAATCTGAAGTGCGCTTAACACTGTACCGCGATAACCACGCTTGGTGTCCTTACTGTCAAAAAGTTTGGTTATGGCTAGAAGAAAAGCAGATACCCTACCGCATCGAAAAAGTGACAATGTTCTGCTACGGGGAGAAAGAAAGTTGGTACAAACGTAAGGTAGCATCAGGAATGCTCCCGGCAATTGAGCTAGATGGCAAGATTATTAAAGAAAGTGATGATATTTTAATCGCTTTGGAAAAGGTTTTTGGGCCATTGAACCAAGGAATGGAAGAACGCACGGTGCTGCCTCTACGCCAATTAGAACGACTTTTATTTAGAGCTTGGTGCGCTTGGCTGTGCTATCCGGTAATTTCCGCTCAACAAGAAAAACGCAACCGAGAACAATTTATTACAGTGGTGGCTAAGGTTGAGGAGGCTCTAGGGCGCACATCAAGCCCTTATTTTCTAGAGAACTTCGGCATCGTCGATGTCATTTTTACGCCATATCTCGAACGGATGAATGCCAGCCTTTACTACTACAAGGGCTACTCACTGCGAGAGGAAAACCCTCGTTTGAGCGCATGGTTTGCGGCAATGGAAAGCCGAGATACCTATCGCGGTACTCAGAGCGACTTTCACACCCACGTACATGATTTGCCGCCCCAGATGGGAGGCTGTTGGGAAAATGGCGAAACCCAGATGCTTCTAAATAAAGAACGGGTGGATCGCGGCCCTTGGTTCGGACTACCAGATGTGACTTATCCAGAACCAGAACATTCCCGCATGGAAGCTCTTCAAAGAACTATTGAGCATCGCGTCAATATTATCCGCGTTAACCCCTCAGATGATAGCTTGTTTGATCAAGCCTTACGTTGTGCTTTAACACACATGATGACCGGGGTTGAATGTATACCTCCATTGGGTTCTGATGTCGCTCTACGATATCTGCGCGATCGCATTAATGTACCGCGAGATATGTCCATTTACGCAGCCAAGCGATTGAGAGAATCACTGGAGAAAACAGCAGCCCTTGTGGGTAATGGACAGCCAGATCCCATTCCGACTCAGCACCGACGAGATCAAGACCCGTCTAACTTTGCCAGAAAGTAA
- a CDS encoding alpha/beta fold hydrolase codes for MPSPVEIFLLLATTFYQAIACLRENREPLPGQLIDVGGYHLHLYTAGKSSPTVILEHSLGGMEGYLLVQEIAKLTRVCIYDRAGYGWSNHSPHPRTSQQIVTELDTLLTQAGIAPPYILVGNSFGSYNVRLYAHYFPSKVVGMVLTDGLHETDMLKMSIYLQALKLFFVSGFIMSIFGSILGIIRLLKLVGTFEIIKPELMKFPPVALFPIKRSFCRPKHWITMSRELLNLNNSSRQLQLTRKFAALPIVSIKAHTFFQPSVWTMLLPMKAANNLREEMHKKILNLSTDCVQIDAKKSGHFVWIDQPELIVSAIKLILKKVDK; via the coding sequence ATGCCATCTCCTGTTGAAATTTTTCTACTATTAGCTACAACTTTTTATCAGGCAATTGCCTGCTTAAGAGAAAATCGAGAACCTCTGCCAGGACAATTGATTGATGTGGGTGGATATCACTTGCATCTCTACACGGCTGGAAAGTCTAGCCCTACTGTGATTTTGGAACACAGTTTAGGCGGAATGGAAGGTTATTTACTCGTGCAAGAAATAGCTAAATTGACACGGGTTTGTATATATGATCGTGCTGGGTATGGATGGAGCAATCATAGTCCTCATCCTCGCACTAGTCAGCAAATTGTGACTGAGTTAGATACCCTTCTCACCCAAGCAGGAATTGCACCACCATATATTCTTGTGGGCAATTCTTTTGGTAGTTATAACGTGCGTTTATATGCTCATTATTTTCCTTCAAAAGTAGTAGGTATGGTACTTACTGATGGACTCCATGAAACAGATATGCTGAAAATGTCTATCTATTTACAAGCTTTGAAACTATTTTTTGTTTCTGGCTTTATTATGTCAATTTTTGGCTCAATCTTGGGCATTATCAGATTACTCAAATTGGTGGGTACATTTGAAATTATCAAGCCAGAATTAATGAAATTTCCGCCAGTAGCACTCTTTCCAATTAAGCGTTCTTTCTGCCGTCCCAAGCACTGGATTACCATGAGTCGGGAACTCTTAAACCTGAATAATAGTAGTCGTCAACTACAGTTAACCAGAAAATTTGCGGCATTGCCTATAGTTAGCATCAAAGCGCATACTTTTTTTCAACCTTCTGTTTGGACTATGCTTTTACCTATGAAAGCTGCCAATAATTTACGAGAGGAAATGCACAAGAAAATTCTCAATTTATCTACAGATTGTGTACAAATTGATGCTAAAAAAAGTGGTCATTTTGTTTGGATAGATCAACCAGAGTTAATCGTGAGTGCTATTAAGCTCATTTTAAAAAAGGTTGATAAATAA
- the arr gene encoding NAD(+)--rifampin ADP-ribosyltransferase produces the protein MAKCYEELSSPDKAKKNYELATSFQNKPSDKGPFYHGTKADLLLGDLLTAGGSSNYKRELKMNHIYFTALVNGAGLAAALAKGDNRERVYIVEPTGEFENDPNVTDKKFPGNPTRSYRSQAPLKIVGEVTDWVRQTPEELQKWREKLANNKGEIIN, from the coding sequence ATTGCCAAATGCTATGAAGAGTTAAGCTCACCTGACAAGGCAAAAAAGAATTATGAATTAGCAACTTCGTTTCAGAATAAACCTTCTGACAAAGGCCCCTTCTATCATGGGACGAAAGCCGATTTGCTCCTTGGTGATTTGCTGACAGCAGGGGGCAGTTCTAATTACAAAAGAGAACTCAAAATGAATCACATTTATTTCACAGCCCTTGTCAATGGGGCGGGACTAGCAGCTGCATTAGCAAAAGGCGATAACCGTGAACGTGTTTATATCGTTGAACCAACAGGGGAGTTTGAAAATGATCCGAATGTTACAGACAAAAAATTTCCGGGCAATCCGACACGCTCATATCGCTCCCAAGCACCATTAAAAATTGTTGGCGAAGTCACAGATTGGGTGAGACAAACACCTGAAGAACTCCAAAAATGGCGTGAAAAGTTGGCCAATAACAAAGGAGAAATTATTAATTAG
- a CDS encoding plasmid pRiA4b ORF-3 family protein, whose amino-acid sequence MAKTKKSDSISQKAVSSSPDALYVLEVFLIDGPITEEFAADNPVVSRTIEIKGSNTLAQLHKIIFKAFDREDEHLYEFQVGGRGPQDPNARRYCLKGAFSSSDLSPTPTGDVAHTTIASLGLSIDDAFGYWFDFGDDWWHQIDVQSISDKVPSGKYPKIRERVGPSPPQYADFE is encoded by the coding sequence ATGGCTAAAACGAAAAAATCAGACAGTATTTCCCAAAAAGCGGTTAGCTCTTCTCCAGATGCGCTATACGTGTTAGAGGTATTTTTAATTGACGGCCCAATTACAGAAGAATTTGCAGCAGACAATCCTGTGGTGTCTCGAACAATTGAGATTAAGGGCAGCAATACTTTAGCCCAACTGCATAAGATCATCTTCAAAGCATTTGATCGAGAAGATGAACATCTGTACGAATTTCAAGTTGGCGGCAGGGGGCCACAAGATCCAAATGCTAGACGCTACTGCTTAAAAGGAGCATTTTCCAGTTCCGACTTGTCACCAACACCTACAGGAGATGTTGCCCATACTACAATTGCGTCTTTGGGTTTATCGATTGATGATGCTTTTGGTTACTGGTTTGATTTTGGTGATGATTGGTGGCACCAGATTGATGTCCAAAGCATTTCAGACAAAGTTCCATCTGGCAAATATCCTAAAATCCGAGAGCGAGTCGGGCCTAGTCCACCTCAGTACGCTGATTTTGAATAA